The sequence below is a genomic window from Sparus aurata chromosome 6, fSpaAur1.1, whole genome shotgun sequence.
GTCTTCTAAGAGCTCAGTTGGGGCTCCAGTACCAGGAATGACCCCCAGGACCATCAGCCAAACAGCTGGGACCACAGTTACCTCAGTAACAGTGAGCAAAGTGAGTTGTGCTAACCCCAGAGGAATCAGGTAGCGCCTACTGTAGAGTTCATGACAATCATTCTTAAGTAGAAAGAcagtatcattattatttatatgatAATTGTATTAtacaatttatatttgaatGTGTTAATAATCTGagtgttctgtttttcttgaCAGGAGACATTggagaatgtgaagaaatgtaaGAGCTTCCTGTCTACACTGATCAAGCTGGCATCCACAGGGAAACAGTCCACAGAGACTGCAGCCAGTGTAAGAGAGCTGGTCAAGGACCTCCTGGTGAGAGAACCttacacacaggaaacacacacaaacctgctaTATTGTATACATGTTTCAAGTTTAGCAAGGTTGTTGACAAATGAGCGCTGAAGGAAACCCAACTGGCCTTTAATAGTTGAAAACcctcagccaagaggagcatcTCTCACTCCCAGCTCTATATGCCTTTATGTTGTAATAGGAGGGCAAACTGGAAGCAGAGGAATTCACCAGCAGATTATACAAAGAGCTAAACTCCTCACCCCAACCTTACCTTGTGCCTTTCCTCAAGGTAAGAAAGTTTATATTCTGTAAAATGTCTTTGATATTATCTGGTCCACAGCAAACACTATCTCATCTTTAAACTATTTCTGTAAATGTTCATCCACCTGCTTGTGTTCTGTAGAGAAGCCTCCCAGCCTTGAGACAGCTCACCCCAGACTCAGCAGTCTTCATCCAGCAGAGTCAGCTCCCCCAGCTGGCCTCAGCTCCggcctcctccacctcacccACCCCCAGCACGGTGGTCCTGGGCAGCCCAGCCCCCCGCCTCACTGCTCCAGTCAGCAGGCCCCAGCTCCAGCCAGGAGTTAGCAAACCAGGACAGTCCTCCTCACTGGTAATCCGATTAATTGATTCTCAAATGTTAATTTAACTCACATCTATAACTTAAATCTATAAAATCTGGAAGTAATATCAAATATAAGGCTTTGCAAATATTTAGATTTTCTCTACATACATGCCACTCTGCTCGTATATTACATCATTTTGAATTCACCCTTGCAGGTTCTCCAGCCTCAGCCGCACAGAGCAATGCTGAGACCTCAGGTAACCTTACCGACGCCCCCCATGGTGACTCTCAGGAATCAGGCCCCTGGTCGCATCATGCTTGGACAGCAACAGGTTCAGCTGAAAGAGCTGCAGCCAGGTGAGAATGTCAGTCTAATACCACTTTCCACCCAAATTAGCGGGTCCACACATGTTTTTACCTCATTCCCACTTCCTGCAGGCAAGGTAGCCCGTCTGTGATTTTTATATGAAGCATCACCTTGTACACCACTGACGTCATGTTTCACGTCACGACTGCACTGgaaacagttgtaacagaagagaaaacaacataaGACCCAGTGTCTGTAAAACGGTGGCTGCATTCTAGTGGGTGTCACAACCCCCATGTATGAGTCATTTCACTATCAGAATTTGCACCattcggtccaataacatttcCAAAGTCCAGAAGAGCCACACAACAAACTATTTTACCCCTCCTCAAGTTAGCCTCGGGCAGCAATCCAGGTATTTTCATAGCCGGAAAGCTGGACTTTTTTGTcttcaaaacaccactgagcagctttcataggaatgaacggggctccacctccaacactctgtccagtaataaaaaaacatccttgAATAGATGCATCCAAAATTCTCTCTTTATTTACGCGTCAACACTGAATGTTGATAATGCACCATCAATTTGCGTGGTGGAATTTAGCGTGTTCACTCAGTTCTTACGTTAAGATCAAAGCTGAGCCAAGCTGAGGAGACAACCTGGGTCAATGACTCTGCACTAGACCCGGGGTTTTTTTCCTTAGCTCGGCTCGGCTTTGATCTAAACGTGAgtttacacattcccattgcacacaaaagcctgaTCCTAGTAggtttaagtgggatttttttttatcagtggaAAAGGGTTATAATAACACCATctgtctgtgcctgtgtgtttctttctttgggTGACCCATActatatattgtaatttttttgtctctgctAGGTCTGGTGAGGCCGGAGTCATCACCTGTTCCTAAACAAGTCTTAGCCGCAGCTTTGACCCCGGCTCAAAGGAACAAACTGAAAGAGGCGGGTGGCACTTTCAAGTAAGACTAGAAATAATAGAATTCTAATCAGTTTTACAATAAATGTTACCTAATCACATGGATTTTCATATTAGCATCACCTGTAAGTAGAAAATTAACTTTTGGGAAGTTTTCTAACTTGTCCAGCATCACGAACATTTATAGTGTCATTGTCATCATACCTTTATAGCTGCAGAAATGTGTAGCTGGACAAATTAATCACATATAGTCATTATTCTCCAAATTTCAATGCTGTTTTTGTCTTACCTCAGTTTTGTCATACAACATCAAGGACTAACAGGTTAAGTGACATGAAATCCATCATCAACAATGCAATGCTCTGCTGGGAAATTTTGTTCCTGGTGCACTTGACATGCACCACCCTCATACCAGGTTCACAACATCATGACGACGCAGAACATTGCACTGTAATGAGATGAacaatgttattcacttcacctattagttctttaaaatgttgtttttgatgaGTTGATTTCATGATCTTTAGCATTTAGGTTTGCTTAACTGCATTTATGTTTGCAGAGATGATGACGACATCAATGACGTGGCCTCCATGGCTGGTGTGAACCTGTCAGAGGAAAGTGCTAATATACTGGCAACCAATTCTGGACTGGTGGGGGCGGTGACACATTCATGTAAGGATGAggcttttctctcctgtgctctgctgcagaggagaaTGCTCGAGATTGGTGAGACTcgtaaaacatttttgaaatgcaACATCACCCTGAATCCACCCACCTACCTAAGCCTCACACGTCACGTCTTGCTGTATCTTTTTTCCCCAGGCAGGAGATACGGTGTGACAGACCTGGGTGCAGAGGTGGTGAACTACATCTCCCATGCTACACAGCAGCGGCTCCAGAACCTGCTGGAAAAAGTTTCCCAAGTAGCCCAGCATAAAAATGGCAATTTCAAGGTTTGTTTACAATAATGTTATGGAGATACTCCACTACTTGTAGATATTTACCCCCATTGGATGGTTAAACCAGATGCTTGCAGACAAATTATACTGATGCTATGACACCAAAGAGTCTACTGTATTAACAGTGTTCTTGAATAAAAAAGGACATATATCTTATCGGAGTTCACTTTTATGCAATCATTTCTTTCTGTAATGCGTTTGAATCTTCTGTGATAACATTTTTATCTGTCTGCAGGAGGATAACAAATACGAGCAGAGTAGTGATGTTCGTGCTCAGCTCAAGTTCTTTGAGCAGCTGGACCAGTTAGAGAAACAAaggaaggaggatgaggagagagagatccTCCTAAAGGCAGCTAAGGTAGTGTCactttcctcctgtctgtcctaccaattctt
It includes:
- the taf4a gene encoding transcription initiation factor TFIID subunit 4 isoform X4, with amino-acid sequence MDSSTASTVSSTGHDPDTPLVVSDGVTSLPNHQGKVSSCSAQTFNGSQTMNSHTSGSAAPVVGTTVTSGVGNCSSAAVSVTAVTSGPVMSKVLSGAITPPSTNSVIQTPLMNPSVVVSAQPVSQSAGPAVTLVRPPMQSTAGSGATLNGNNIASPAFVASTTGQTGITVQAPIVNSSQSPNSVSVSAGSHIIKAEPPTTIIQSAPQPAVIPSAPRVPVTMAAGSGGIRPSTPQMLAPRLPQTSPGQPSIHNIQLPPGMVLVRSESGQLLMIPQQALAQMQAQAQGGLAPRPATPTNMPPGQHPMLCVSPQAPGNTIISRQVAPSTIIRQGCPAPTSLTATTTLHRPPVLQSSVGAPVPGMTPRTISQTAGTTVTSVTVSKETLENVKKCKSFLSTLIKLASTGKQSTETAASVRELVKDLLEGKLEAEEFTSRLYKELNSSPQPYLVPFLKRSLPALRQLTPDSAVFIQQSQLPQLASAPASSTSPTPSTVVLGSPAPRLTAPVSRPQLQPGVSKPGQSSSLVLQPQPHRAMLRPQVTLPTPPMVTLRNQAPGRIMLGQQQVQLKELQPGLVRPESSPVPKQVLAAALTPAQRNKLKEAGGTFKDDDDINDVASMAGVNLSEESANILATNSGLVGAVTHSCKDEAFLSCALLQRRMLEIGRRYGVTDLGAEVVNYISHATQQRLQNLLEKVSQVAQHKNGNFKEDNKYEQSSDVRAQLKFFEQLDQLEKQRKEDEEREILLKAAKLLS